Proteins from a single region of Desulfobacterales bacterium:
- a CDS encoding ABC transporter substrate-binding protein, giving the protein MFKIYKKFFFTILCFVILLVACSDGNKQKKSDEPSVQNISLQLQWVTQAQFAGYYVALEKGWFREEGIELTIKPGGPDIISVDLVSSGTRDFGTALLSDLTVAIQNNKPVISIGQIQQANGLLLIAKKSSGIKEPKDFIGKKVGIWFQGFEAQFSALLAKEKISSKDIKIISQGWSMDPFLKDEIDVASAMIYNEYHAVLETGINPDEINIIDYRAYGLDFPGDTLFTSRKLLKENPDLCLRMLNASLKGWQYAVEHPEEAVDIVLKYDTSGIQKRNHQLVMMQEIGKLVNVPNKNLGQTDIVAVSKMVETLHQHGILKAIISTENIYNGEIFQKTLSMK; this is encoded by the coding sequence ATGTTTAAGATATATAAAAAATTTTTTTTTACGATACTTTGTTTTGTTATTTTATTAGTCGCTTGCTCGGATGGTAACAAACAAAAAAAATCTGATGAACCTTCTGTTCAGAATATCTCGCTGCAACTTCAATGGGTAACTCAAGCTCAGTTTGCAGGATACTACGTTGCTTTAGAAAAAGGTTGGTTTCGTGAAGAAGGAATTGAACTTACCATAAAACCAGGAGGCCCAGACATTATTTCGGTAGATTTAGTATCATCAGGAACCAGAGATTTTGGAACAGCTTTGTTGTCAGATCTCACAGTTGCTATCCAAAATAATAAACCCGTTATCAGCATCGGACAGATTCAACAAGCCAATGGATTGCTGTTAATCGCTAAAAAATCTTCCGGAATCAAAGAACCTAAAGATTTCATAGGTAAGAAGGTTGGAATTTGGTTTCAAGGATTTGAGGCGCAATTTAGTGCTTTATTAGCAAAAGAAAAAATTTCAAGTAAGGATATTAAAATTATTTCCCAAGGATGGAGTATGGATCCATTCCTGAAAGACGAAATAGATGTTGCTTCAGCCATGATTTATAACGAATACCATGCTGTCCTTGAGACCGGAATTAATCCAGATGAAATAAATATCATCGATTATAGAGCTTATGGCCTGGATTTTCCTGGCGATACTCTATTCACTTCACGAAAATTATTGAAGGAGAATCCGGATCTTTGTTTACGAATGCTTAACGCAAGCCTTAAAGGATGGCAATATGCTGTAGAGCATCCTGAAGAGGCTGTAGATATTGTCTTGAAATATGATACGAGCGGTATCCAAAAGCGTAATCACCAACTTGTGATGATGCAGGAAATAGGAAAATTAGTTAATGTACCAAATAAAAATTTAGGCCAAACCGATATAGTAGCTGTTTCAAAAATGGTCGAAACACTTCATCAGCATGGAATTCTCAAAGCTATCATAAGTACTGAAAATATTTATAATGGAGAAATTTTTCAGAAAACGCTTTCAATGAAATAG
- a CDS encoding PAS domain S-box protein has product MINRMIRRLTVGQRIFGGFVFFVILFGMMIPLVLKDHVLLLERIEQVSNVDKKADRLLLISSKRIESSRVNLMRFLRDYLPNTQESLNDIIQASQFLSEAENLIVVEEQKNSVMTVIKMLMDYKSIIHQIGVQIGEGKDFETNRLVFTALKTGNDISFQIEDIVEKNDIHVLDENKIADMRFKKNLWFLVAYCLGALILSLIMAALVGRSITKPVAQLREGAEFFRQGHTDFVLEFAGTDELSLLAITFNQMAANLHQNKISLQERADALEKELFERKKAEEELHQYQTKLEELVENRTSELSKTVEQLSSEVFERKRAEKAIKENEKRVRIILDSISAGIIVIDPQNRSIVDVNPVTEKMIGLSRDEIIGRRCHEFICPRTLNDCPIIDLKQRIDNAERVLITAEGKSIPILKTVTPIVFGEKDYLLESFVDLTERKRIEEILRESQQRLSLLIQSSPLGVIEFDIDFRIIAWNPAAERIFGYSRDESTGSHGTVLIPEEIRPHVDMIWKELLEKKGGERSINDNLTKDGRRIICEWHNIPLINESGSVIGIASLVDDITFRKQAELELKQYVEDLEKFNRLTISREERMIQLKEEINTLLETFGKQKKYKVVE; this is encoded by the coding sequence ATGATTAATCGTATGATAAGAAGACTGACAGTAGGCCAACGCATTTTCGGAGGATTTGTTTTTTTTGTGATTCTGTTTGGCATGATGATTCCATTGGTTCTAAAAGATCATGTATTGCTTCTTGAAAGAATTGAACAGGTATCAAATGTTGATAAGAAGGCAGATAGACTTCTTTTAATTAGCTCTAAACGCATAGAATCATCGCGTGTAAATCTTATGCGTTTTCTTAGAGATTACCTTCCAAACACTCAGGAATCATTGAATGATATTATTCAGGCATCTCAATTTCTTTCTGAGGCTGAAAATCTTATCGTAGTTGAAGAACAGAAAAATAGTGTAATGACGGTCATTAAAATGCTGATGGATTATAAATCGATTATCCATCAAATTGGTGTTCAAATCGGTGAAGGGAAAGATTTTGAAACTAACCGTCTTGTGTTTACAGCTCTTAAGACCGGAAATGATATCAGTTTTCAGATAGAAGATATTGTTGAGAAAAATGATATTCATGTTTTGGATGAAAATAAAATCGCTGATATGCGCTTTAAAAAGAATTTATGGTTTCTTGTTGCTTATTGCTTAGGTGCATTGATATTGAGTCTTATCATGGCAGCTCTGGTTGGACGTAGTATTACAAAACCTGTCGCCCAACTTAGAGAAGGTGCTGAATTTTTCCGACAGGGACATACTGATTTTGTTCTGGAATTTGCTGGAACAGATGAATTAAGTCTGCTCGCCATTACCTTCAACCAAATGGCCGCAAATCTTCATCAGAACAAGATTTCACTTCAGGAACGAGCTGACGCACTTGAAAAGGAATTATTCGAGCGTAAGAAAGCTGAAGAAGAACTTCATCAATATCAGACTAAACTCGAAGAATTAGTTGAAAATCGTACAAGTGAGTTAAGTAAAACAGTTGAACAATTAAGCAGCGAAGTTTTTGAACGTAAACGAGCTGAAAAAGCAATTAAGGAAAATGAGAAGCGTGTCAGAATTATTTTAGATTCCATCAGCGCTGGTATTATAGTTATTGACCCTCAAAATCGTTCGATAGTTGATGTTAATCCGGTGACAGAAAAAATGATAGGTTTGTCAAGAGATGAAATCATCGGCCGCAGATGTCATGAATTCATTTGTCCTCGAACTTTAAATGATTGTCCGATTATCGATTTAAAACAAAGGATTGATAATGCTGAAAGAGTTCTTATAACGGCTGAAGGAAAATCAATACCGATATTAAAGACAGTTACTCCTATAGTTTTCGGTGAAAAAGATTATCTTTTAGAAAGTTTCGTTGACCTTACGGAACGAAAACGGATAGAAGAAATCCTGCGTGAATCCCAACAGCGTTTATCTTTGCTTATTCAGAGTTCTCCTTTAGGTGTTATTGAATTTGATATTGATTTTAGAATTATTGCATGGAATCCGGCTGCTGAACGTATATTCGGCTATTCAAGAGATGAATCTACGGGTTCGCATGGTACAGTTTTAATTCCTGAAGAAATACGTCCTCATGTTGATATGATATGGAAAGAACTACTCGAAAAAAAAGGTGGCGAACGCAGCATAAACGATAATTTAACAAAAGACGGAAGGCGTATTATTTGTGAATGGCACAACATTCCTCTGATCAATGAATCTGGTAGTGTAATTGGTATAGCCTCTCTTGTGGATGATATCACTTTTCGCAAGCAAGCTGAGTTAGAATTGAAACAATACGTTGAGGATTTGGAAAAATTCAATAGACTTACTATTAGTCGAGAAGAAAGAATGATTCAGCTCAAGGAAGAAATCAATACACTTTTAGAAACCTTTGGCAAGCAGAAAAAATATAAAGTAGTTGAATAA